TCCTCTCAGACACAGAATACACGGGTATGTGGCAGTTTAGAGCCACGTGACGCAGATGAGGTGGATCTCTACGTTCCCTCCAACAGCAACGGAGAACGGACGGTCCGATCTCTATCCGCTCCTGGAATCATCAGATGAACGCTGCAAGATCGACGGAGGCGTGACGACGTCATTAGGCGGACGGGGTTCTCTCGGCCTTATCATAGGATTTCCTCCTCGCGACGACTCATCCTGGCACGAGGACAGAGCAGAGGACGCGGTAGTTGGAGAAGAAGTGAAGAAGATGGCTGGTTTCCCGTCGGTGAAGGCCGCTCCGTTCACGTACGCATCGCACGCGCTGGCACTGGCCTCGGCGGCGATGGTGCTCGTCTGGTGCGTCCACTTCCGTGGCGGCCTCGCCTTCGAGTCCTCCAACAAATCCCTCATCTTCAACGTACGCTATCCTTCCTCTCATGTTCTCGTCACTTCCTCTCATGTTGGGAATTCCTTCTACAAtcaattctttcctttttttttttttttgttcgtcTGTTGCTGTCAGCGCCCACCTGTTCATTCTAGAAATCAATAGAAGTCGTGGCGTATTCTGTTAGTTCCTATCTGGTGATGATTTTGATCGATTAATTCTAGAAATCAATTGTAGCCCGTTTTAATCTTAGGAAGGAAAGCAAAAACTATTTTCGCCCCTTTGTTAATTGGTTAGaaatttctttttccttctaTATTTGTTCTTTGTGATCTTATTTTGATAGTTTATCCAGTTCTTTTCGATTAACAAATCATAACGATggtgttttattttctttttctttacagCTACTGTATATATTGATGTGGTTTCAGACACAGATTCTGCTTAACAACGAGAAATCGTACTATAGACCTATATTTCTAAGGCTCAAGGGTATGAGAGTAGTTGAACCCTAATAATGATCGCTCTGCAATAACCATGTCTGGCCAATTAGTTATAGAAAACTGTTTCTGCTAAAAAAACAATGTTGATTCCAGGCTATTAGCTTATAAAATAAACCTTATTGCTCTGTGTTGCTCCACAACATACATATTAAAATCTCCAGGGATGTGGGCATTGAGAAAATGAACTTATTTTTTATACACAAAGTAGAGGGTACAAAATCTCCATACGTTTCCTCCCTCAATCAAATGTTCTTTATTGACTACATAAATCAAGATGTTGATGTATTTAATCGTGGAAGAACAAATTGTTTTGAAGGTTTAATTGCCAAATTTTGTCCGAATCTCAGCCATAACAGCCAATTGCAGAGCAGTTAATGTCATGCTTTCATCCAACTGGTAAATTTGATCTGTTTTTGGGCCTTGATCAATGTTAAGAATGATATCTATTCATGTCCAGATTCATCCAGTTCTTATGctgattggttttatcatcatcgGGAGTGAAGGTAAGTCAGGTCAAAACAATTGTGCAAGTGTTATTTATGTTGTTGGACATGATATATATTGGTTCACCTACCTCTTGACTGTTTTACAGCTATAATGAGCTATAAAACTCTGCCATGGAATCACGAAGTGAATAAAATTGTCCATTTCACTCTTCATGCAATTGCTCTTGTACTTGGTGCTGTGGGTATTTATGCTGCCTTCAAGTTCCACAATGAAAGCGGAATAGATAATCTGTACAGCTTGCATTCTTGGGTTGGGCTTGGGACAATCAGTCTATATGGTATTCAGGTAAACATCTTGAACTACATTTATTGAATCTTTGGTCCGCATTACTATTTTAGCTCCCTGTGTTTTTAGTTAAACAAGAGTATAAGTTCAGTGTTTGTTAACAATTGGTATAGATCATTGCTCTCTGTGCTCACTTAATcttaagagagagagggaggtcaAAGGTAGTGTTTAATGCATGAGATAAATGATATATGAAAGTGATCAAATACAGCTTTTGTTGTTTATAAATTTTTTGGAGGAATTTCTCACGGAAAAGATGGAAGATGAACCAATTATTTATTTGATGTTGTAGGCGATCATTAGGAGATAACAAGGATAGTCTGTGTATGTTAGTTAGTACAACCTAACAAAGATTATTGAAGTAGATGGAAATAGTGTGAAGTAATGACTAGCTTAATTTTATTGATagtgtatataaatttatatacacaAAGAGAGATTACAAAATATGGTAATTACATGATTTTCtcaatcaataatatatatatataatattcactaaatcatTTCATGATTTAGAAGATCATGTTGAGATTatgatatttattattgatagaatcatgataatatgttatcataaattttataatttagaatcaTGAAAACATGATATCAAAGTTATTGAGaggatcatgataatcttatcatgTTTTATGAAAGGTAGTGTTTAATGCATGAGATAAATGATATATGAAAGTggtcaaatacaacttttgtagtttacaaatttTTTGGAGGAATTTCTCACAGAAATGATGGAAGATTATTTATTTGATGTTGTTGGCTTTAGGAGATAATAAGGATAGTCGTGATGTTGCTACAACCTAACAAAAATTACTGAAGTAGATGGAAATAGTGTGAAGTAATGACTAGCTTAATTTTATTGATAGTGTATATGAATTTATAAACATAAAGAGAGATTATAAAATATGGTAATTACATGATTTTCtcaatcaataatatatatataatatttactaAATCATTTTATGATTTAGAAGATCACATTGAGATtatgatctttattattgatagaatcatgataatatgttatcataaattctatgatttagaatcatgataaAAATGGTATCAAAATTATTGAGaggatcatgataatcttatcatgatttatgaaagatagtATTTAATCATGAGATAAATGATATATGAAAGTGGTCAAATAgtagtttataattttttttagaggAATTTCATACAGAAATGTTGGAAGATGAACTAATTATTTATTTGATGTTGTAGGCTTTAGGAGATAACAAGGATAGTTGTGTCCGTTCGTTAGTACAACGTAACAAAAATTACTGAAGTAGATGGAAATAATGTGAAGTAATTACTAGCTTAATTTTATTGATAATGTATatgaatttatatacataaaGAAAGATTATAAAATATGGTAGTTACATGATTTTCtcaatcaataatatatataatattcactaaatcatTTTGAAGATCGCGTTGAGATtatgttctttattattgatagaatcataataatatgttatcataaattctatgatttagaatcatgataactggtatcaaaattattaagaggatcatgataatcttatcatgatttatgaaagataatATTTAATGCATGAGATAAATGATATATGAAAGTGGTCAAATACaactttttgtagtttacaaatttTTTAGAGGAATTTCTCACATAAATGATGGAAGATGAATTGATTATTTATTAGGAGATAACAAGGATAGTCGTGTATGTTAGTTAGTATAACGTAACAAAAATTATTGAAGTAGATGAAAATAGTGTTAAGTAATGACTATCTTAATTTTGTTGATAGTGTATATGAATTTATATACACAAAGAGATAttacaaaatatgataattacacaattttctcaatcaataatatatataatattcactaaatcatTTTAAAGATCATGTTGAGATTatgatatttattattgatagaatcatgataatatattatcataaattctataatttataatcatgatagcatggtatcaaaattattgagaggatcatgataatcttatcatgatttatgaAAGGTAGTATTTAATGCATAAGATGGAAGTggtcaaatataacttttgtagTTTACAATTTTTTTAGAGGAATTTCTCATGGAAATGATAGAAGATGAATTGATTATTTATTTGATGTTGTAGGCTTTAGGAGATTACAAGGATAGTCATGTATGTTAGTTAGTACAGCATAACAAAAATTACTGAAGTAGATAGAAATAGTGTGAAGTAATGATTGGTTTAATTTTATTGATAGTGTATATGAATTTATATACACAAAGAGAGATTACAAAATATGGTAACTACATGATTTTctcaattaataatatatataatattcactaaatcatTTTGAAGATCATGTTGAGAttataatctttattattgatagaatcataataatatgttatcataaattctatgatttagaatcatgataaCTTGGTATCAAAATTATTGAGAGGATCATGAgaatcttatcatgatttatttttcttgataataTCTTTCCTAATATGCCCTCACAAGATGGTGCTCCCATCAGAGACACCGATCTTGGACCAAAGTAGATGGAATTGCTGGCGAGACAAAAGCTTATTAAGAACATATGCAAGTTGATCAGAAGATGAGGATGAGACATGAGAGACACGTAGCTCACCATTTTAAATCTTGTCACGAACAAAGTGAAAGTCGAAAGCTATATACTTCATTCGAGAGTGAAATACAAGATTAGCACATATATATGTTGcccttatattatcataatatatagatGAAGGATAAGAGATTGTCACAAATAGTTCATGTAGTAATGATTGAATCCAACAAAGTTCAATAGTTGTAGAAGCAATTATTCGATATTCAGCCTCCATAGAAAATCTTGCAATAGAGCATTATTTCTTGGAACTTTAAGAGATTAGATCGTGACCAAGAAATACGATATAAGCACTAATATATGTCTTGTTATCCTTATTACTTACCCCGTCGGCATTTGAAATTGCATGAAGTATAGAGGAGAGTCCTTTCAAAGAAATAAGCCATGATCAATAGTGCCATTTAAGTATCGAAGAAGACATTTAACAATTGTCCAATGATTGAAAGTAAGCTTGTGCataaattgagataatttattcacTGCATATGTAATATCCGGACGAGTAAATGTCAAATACTGTAGACTCCCAACAACTTGACGATACTTAATGGCGTTACTGAGATTAGCATTATCAAATATGGTAAGAGGAACACTTGTAAAGATTGGCATAGTAACAATATTGGCTTCAAGCACTTTGGTACGATCAAGAAAGTCATGAATATACTTTTGCTGAGAAAGAAATAGATAATTTACTATGTGGATTTCTTGAACACCAAGAAATAACTAAGGGACCCAAGATCTTTGATAGAAAACTTATTTCTAAGCTGTTGAATAAACTAATTAATAATTACTAGTTTATTACTGGTAATAATTAAGTCATTCACATAAACtagtaaaaatattattatacctTCATGAGAATTAATGAATAACAAATTATCAGATTAAGAATTATGAAATTCAACTGAGACTAGATGTGTTCGAAGTTCATGGTACCAAGCATGAGGGGCCTGCTTGAGATCATAAAGAGCCTTGTGTAACTTACAAACATATTGAGGGAGATTGTAATCAATAAAGTCTAGAGGTTGCCTCATAAATACATcctaaaaaatatgatcatgaagaaatGCATTATTCACGTCCACCTGTCAAAGTCCTCAATTGTTAGACAAAGCAAGATATAAAATAATACGAATTGTTGTTGGCTTCACAACTAGGCTAAATGTGTTATAGTAATTGAGGCATGGACGTTGATGGGGTTGATATTTCGATCTAAACAGAAATGATAATATGCGATGACTCATGAATTTGGGGAACCCAATTAATAAAGTTATTGAAAGTTTGTCTAGGTAAATAAGAGTCAAGTGATTTATAAGGAAAAACAGATTCCACAAAATCAACATGACAagaaatgaaaattcttttgGTTGATGGATCAAAACATTTAAAGACACTTTAATTAATATAATATCTATGAAAGATAGATGGTTTTGATCAGGTTTCTAGTTAGTTATGGATGTAAGGTTTTAACCATGAATAACATAGATACCTAAAAACACATAATTTACTATAGTTAGGAGTGGATTTAAATAGTTTTTTAAATAGTGAATATGTTTAGAATCAGAGAGGGCATGCGATTAATAAGATAAGTTGTTATGGCAAATGCATAAAATTAAAATTGAAGAGGTAAGGAAGCTCAAGTAGTGTAAGACCAGTTTAGACGATGTGCTAATGACGATGTTCTGTGGTGCCATTATGTTCAAGAGTATGTGGAGGGGTAAGAAAATAAGAGATTCCATTGGTTTCAAAAAAGTTAGGAAGttattgaaattcaccaccattataatagtaaaataaaataatggaTCATTAAAAGAACTTTTTAACAATAAGTTTGAACTTCAGAAAAATAATGAATAATTCAGATTTTTACTTCATGGGAAATAACCATGAGATTGTATTGGTGAAGAACTccaaacatcataatatataagtTCAACAAGTGAATTACTTATGAGAGAGGATATAGAAAATGGAAGCTTGTGCATTTTATTGCATTTGCATGAGTTACACGAAAAAGgatgacaagatgatgatgataaatgtaaattgtaagaacGAACAATATAATTTAAAACCTTAAAATAAGGATACCCTAAGCGATTGTGTCATTCTTGAGATGGAGCCTTGATGGTGGCCAAAGCAAAGATGGATTTGGATGGTGCAATAGTTGGCCACTCATAAACTCTTATCTTTATTCAGTCCCTCCATAAGATGTGCCCCGGTGTTGAGATCCTTCAcaataaatgaaaaggataagaaTTCAATAAAAACATTATTAGAACATAATTTAGAGATAGATATTAGGTTCTATTTTATATCAGGAATACAAAAAActttaaaaagtaaaaaagaattttgaggaagaagaaaggctTGTAGAACTAGTATAAGTTATTTGAAGACCTTTGCCATTATGTATCATGATATCATCTGAATCATCATAATTTGAATGAAGAGATAGATTATTCAAGTCAGACGTGACATGATGAGAAGCCTTAGAATCAATAAGCTAGTTTGATGAATGTTGAAAAGATTGAGCAGCAAAGTGAGCACGTGGTGGTGGTAATGAAAATTGAGTAGGAGGTGCAATAGGATATGTTGAATAAGATGTGTATGAAAGCCGGAACATCCATGGAATAGCAGCTTATAAGCGATGACATTTCCTAGCAACATGGTCTTACAAGTCATATATTTGACAAGTGACTCTGTTGTTGAATTGTTGTCCAGATTTATTGACACTTTTATTGTGATGTTGTTGCATGTTGCCTCCAGAATGATTGTTTGGATGATTGTCTTGCTAATTGTGGATCTTGCCTTTTTTGCTAGAATTAGTTTTATTAGCAAAATTGACAGTAATAGAAGTAGCATCAGAAGCTGGTGACTCTTGCTTAAGATAAGCTTCATAGTCAGAAAGCTTATTataaagttcttcaaaagatatagGACTAATGCAAACACGAATCACAGTCGAGATTTCCTTATATTTTAAACCAAGACCATTTAATACATGAAAAATGATCTCTTCACCATCAAGAGGTGCATTAGTCATTGGCTTGAGTTTTGATAGCTGCATGTAGTTAGAAATAGATTTTGTACCCTTAGAAAGTTTGAAGAGAGTTTCTTGAAGTTACATGAGGCGATCACGAGATTAATTGGCATACATTGTTGCAAGCTTGGACTACACTTCATAAGAGGATTTTGTATAGGCTATATAGGGAATGATTTAAGGAGAGAAAGAGGCAATGATAGTACTTCTAAGAAGATGATCTTGACAGATCCAAAAAGTGTATTTAGGATTAACAACTTCAAGATTATTCTCTTTAATCGTTTGCGGAGGGCAAATGATGGTGCCATCTACATAACCCATAAGATCATAGctgattaaaagaaaataaaattgagtATACCGAGAGGTATAGTTTGTGGATGTGAGTTTGAAAGGAGCTTGGACTACAACGTTAATGAAGACAAGAGtattttcaagaataaaaaaattgggGATGATATGAGATGAGTGACTAGTTGAAGAGGCATTATCGGCCTTGTCGAAACGTGGAGAAGAAAAGGACCCGGAGCCACTTACAAGAAAGAGAAGCTTGCTAGAACATAAAGCTCAATAGAAATTGCAATGATACCTTCAACCATGATAAAGGAGGAGGTACAAAGCAACAATAGCAAAGCATTACATGCTACCTTCAACCACGATGAAAGAAGAGGTACAAAGCAACAATAATAAAGAGAggatcaaaagaaaaaagaactccTTGAAGCAATTGTGGCTGTGATACCATGTAAAATAATGACTAGTTTAATTTTATAGATAGTGTATATGAATTTATATACACAAGGAGAGATTACAAAATATGGTAATTATATGATTTTCTCAATcaataacaaatataaaataCTATCAAAATTTAGGAGATCATGATTTAGGAGATCACGTTCAGTTCATGATCATGATAACATACTATCAAAATTATTGAGAGGATtatgataatcttatcatgatttatttttctcaataatatctttcctaataaatagtacataaatttaaatactttttgacAATTTTAATGGTATTGTCATTAGATTGATTAGAAATTGGCAACTTCATTTTTCTGCTGAAGAGTCTGCACTGCTGCtggatttaatattaaaatatctgCATTATCTTTCAGATTTATTTGTAGCTTGAATGTTACTTTATCTTTTAATTTCTTCCTTGCAGTGGATTCTCGGGTTTGTAACCTTCTTCTTTCCTGGTGCTCCACCCGCACTGAGAGGCAAATCTCTTCCTTGGCATGTATTATTTGGGCTGTTCGTCTACATTTTAGCTGTGGCCACTGCAGAGCTAGGCTTCCTGGAGAAACTCACTTTTCTGGAGAGTTCAGGCCTCTACAAGTATAGTTCAGAGGCCTTCTTGGTAAATTTCACTGCtcttattttgatttttcttggAGCCTCAGTTGTGATATCTGTTATTGCTCCTGCTCGTGCTGATGCACCACGTGGTTACTCTGAAATATCAGAGAATtagcaacatatatatatatatatatatatatatatatatatatatatatagttgcatATCACTGTTCCAAACTTCtaataattatcatatttgaCTGCCTTATTTCCTTGCAATAGATCTAGATGAGCATCTCACAGTTAGACCTTTTGCATGATACTTGTTTGTTAAATACTGCTGTTGTGAGTAGGGGAAAAGCTATAGCTCGCTGTGTGTATATAGTTGGTTGCCATGAATAATAAGACACTTTCTTTTGTTTGAGTTGGTTGCATAATTTCTGATGGATTCATAAAATACTTTATAAGCAAGATCATTTGCCTTGGTGTTATAACACATATCATAGACTTTTGACACCCAAACATGCCATCCTGAGCCCAAGCATTGTCCAATTTGCTTGAGAAAGCTTGACATAATCACAATAATAAATCCTGCAGTCAATATACATATAATTCAGTTATTGTTGTCAAGATATGCTTATGCTAATTTCTGAATGCCAATTACACTAATAATTAATCTAAAATGTAATGAAGATTAAAAAATGCAGTTGTCAATTAAAATGTAAAGTATTATGCAAAGTCGAAGTTGTCA
Above is a genomic segment from Musa acuminata AAA Group cultivar baxijiao chromosome BXJ3-4, Cavendish_Baxijiao_AAA, whole genome shotgun sequence containing:
- the LOC135635271 gene encoding probable ascorbate-specific transmembrane electron transporter 1, encoding MRWISTFPPTATENGRSDLYPLLESSDERCKIDGGVTTSLGGRGSLGLIIGFPPRDDSSWHEDRAEDAVVGEEVKKMAGFPSVKAAPFTYASHALALASAAMVLVWCVHFRGGLAFESSNKSLIFNIHPVLMLIGFIIIGSEAIMSYKTLPWNHEVNKIVHFTLHAIALVLGAVGIYAAFKFHNESGIDNLYSLHSWVGLGTISLYGIQWILGFVTFFFPGAPPALRGKSLPWHVLFGLFVYILAVATAELGFLEKLTFLESSGLYKYSSEAFLVNFTALILIFLGASVVISVIAPARADAPRGYSEISEN